One window of the Natronomonas marina genome contains the following:
- a CDS encoding acyl-CoA synthetase has product MERLEAYYFHEEEWDDYQDLYDSFEWQVPEEFNAADYVCDRWADADEERTALYFEDDADTAESYTFADIRDEANRLANYLAAQGIERGDRIGVNLPQRPETLMAHIAAWKLGAVSVPLSTRFGPDALEYRLGDSGAKAAVIDASNIGPYRQMKDSLSDLDTTLTVGDVEVADDETDFWEAIEEESADFENATTAAEDDLIIVYTSGTTGAPKGVRHAHRVLLGHLPSYLTAWCNLELNDDDVFFSPAEWAWVLVFDYVFPTMFYGLPQVAYDGGEFDPEAAFELIDRYDVTSYFAPPTALRMMRAAGVETYDAETVRVVPTGGEPVGVDIVEWVDERFEGAVLNEVYGQTEANLLVGSCEALMDVPIGKIGVEFPGHEVRLADQHDPSETVAPGEVGEFAAKYEGDPVCFKEYWNKPDKTEAKIRDGWVLTGDLGVKDEDGYYSFHSRKDDVILTAGYRVGPSEIEESLADHPAVANAGVIGVPDDERGEVPKAFVVLAGDDEPTEELKGELKQYVKDNLAMYEYPRELEFIDELPKTVTDKVRRKDLREREGLDD; this is encoded by the coding sequence ATGGAGCGTTTAGAGGCGTACTACTTCCACGAGGAGGAATGGGACGACTATCAGGACCTGTACGACTCCTTCGAGTGGCAGGTCCCCGAGGAGTTCAACGCCGCCGACTACGTCTGCGACCGGTGGGCCGACGCCGACGAGGAGCGGACGGCGCTGTACTTCGAGGACGACGCGGACACGGCCGAGTCGTACACGTTCGCGGACATCCGCGACGAGGCCAACCGCCTGGCGAACTACCTCGCCGCACAGGGCATCGAGCGCGGCGACCGCATCGGGGTGAACCTGCCGCAGCGACCCGAGACGCTGATGGCACACATCGCGGCCTGGAAGCTCGGCGCCGTCTCGGTGCCGCTGAGTACGCGGTTCGGGCCGGACGCCCTGGAGTACCGCCTCGGCGATTCGGGGGCCAAGGCGGCCGTCATCGACGCCTCGAACATCGGCCCCTACCGGCAGATGAAGGACTCGCTGTCCGACCTCGATACGACGCTGACCGTCGGCGACGTCGAGGTGGCGGACGACGAGACGGATTTCTGGGAGGCCATCGAGGAGGAGTCGGCCGATTTCGAGAACGCGACCACCGCCGCCGAGGACGACCTGATCATCGTCTACACGAGCGGGACCACGGGGGCACCGAAGGGCGTCCGGCACGCCCACCGCGTGCTGCTCGGCCACCTGCCGTCGTATCTCACCGCCTGGTGTAACCTGGAGCTGAACGACGACGACGTGTTCTTCTCGCCGGCCGAGTGGGCCTGGGTCCTCGTGTTCGACTACGTGTTCCCGACGATGTTCTACGGGCTGCCGCAGGTGGCCTACGACGGTGGCGAGTTCGACCCCGAGGCGGCATTCGAGCTGATCGACCGCTACGACGTGACGAGCTACTTCGCACCGCCGACGGCGCTGCGGATGATGCGGGCCGCCGGCGTCGAGACGTACGACGCCGAGACCGTCCGGGTCGTGCCGACCGGCGGCGAGCCCGTCGGCGTCGACATCGTCGAGTGGGTCGACGAGCGGTTCGAGGGAGCGGTACTGAACGAGGTGTACGGCCAGACGGAGGCGAACCTGCTGGTCGGCTCCTGTGAGGCGCTGATGGACGTCCCGATCGGGAAGATCGGCGTCGAGTTCCCCGGCCACGAGGTCAGGCTGGCCGACCAGCACGACCCCTCCGAGACGGTCGCCCCCGGCGAGGTCGGCGAGTTCGCCGCGAAGTACGAGGGCGACCCCGTCTGTTTCAAGGAGTACTGGAACAAGCCGGACAAGACCGAGGCGAAGATCCGCGACGGGTGGGTGCTGACCGGCGACCTCGGCGTGAAGGACGAGGACGGCTACTACTCGTTCCACAGCCGCAAGGACGACGTGATCCTCACCGCCGGCTATCGCGTCGGCCCCAGCGAAATCGAGGAGTCGCTGGCCGACCACCCCGCCGTGGCCAACGCCGGCGTCATCGGCGTCCCCGACGACGAGCGCGGCGAGGTACCCAAGGCCTTCGTCGTCCTCGCGGGCGACGACGAGCCGACCGAGGAACTGAAAGGCGAACTCAAACAGTACGTGAAGGACAATCTGGCGATGTACGAGTACCCCCGCGAACTCGAGTTCATCGACGAACTCCCGAAGACCGTCACCGACAAGGTCCGACGCAAGGACCTCCGCGAGCGGGAAGGACTGGACGACTGA
- a CDS encoding MaoC/PaaZ C-terminal domain-containing protein, with amino-acid sequence MPYSYEPHAFEDYEVGQTFVSPGRTITESDVVMQSMLSGDWTEFHTNAEYARESAFGQRIAHGPLTFSIAIGLMFRCGFLERTSGGLASMDDVSFVNPLPIDETIHVELEVVDIHDISREDVGMIDMAMTVVTEDDTTIFECVLTLLIRRRSELEWD; translated from the coding sequence ATGCCGTACAGCTACGAGCCGCACGCCTTCGAGGACTACGAGGTCGGACAGACGTTCGTCAGCCCCGGCCGAACGATCACCGAGTCCGACGTCGTGATGCAGTCGATGCTGTCGGGAGACTGGACCGAGTTCCACACCAACGCCGAGTACGCCCGCGAGTCGGCCTTCGGTCAGCGGATCGCCCACGGTCCGTTGACGTTCTCCATCGCGATCGGGCTGATGTTCCGGTGTGGCTTCCTCGAGCGTACCTCCGGCGGCCTCGCCTCGATGGACGACGTCTCGTTCGTGAACCCGCTGCCGATCGACGAGACGATTCACGTCGAACTCGAGGTCGTCGACATCCACGACATCAGCCGCGAGGACGTCGGCATGATCGACATGGCAATGACCGTCGTCACCGAGGACGACACGACGATATTCGAGTGCGTGCTGACACTCTTGATCCGTCGTCGGTCGGAACTGGAGTGGGACTGA
- a CDS encoding nuclear transport factor 2 family protein yields the protein MALEDRLARIEDRIAIAELRHEYCYRADDRDWDGFAALFTEDAHLDFGPVGTFDGRASVRRFAEEIVGSEHPFLVHMLHNPVIDIDGDTATGQWYVEVPCTFADGSAGWIQGRYDDTYRRVDGEWRFAEVLTEFNYLADYHEGWADIVAET from the coding sequence ATGGCACTGGAAGACCGACTCGCGAGGATCGAAGACAGGATCGCCATCGCCGAACTCCGACACGAGTACTGCTATCGGGCCGACGACCGCGACTGGGACGGCTTCGCGGCGCTCTTCACCGAGGATGCCCACCTCGACTTCGGCCCCGTCGGGACGTTCGACGGCCGGGCGTCGGTCCGGCGCTTCGCCGAGGAGATCGTCGGTTCCGAACACCCCTTCCTCGTCCACATGCTCCACAACCCGGTGATCGACATCGACGGGGACACGGCGACCGGCCAGTGGTACGTCGAGGTCCCGTGCACGTTCGCGGACGGGAGTGCGGGGTGGATTCAGGGCCGGTACGACGACACGTACCGTCGCGTCGACGGGGAGTGGCGCTTCGCCGAGGTCCTCACGGAGTTCAACTACCTCGCCGACTACCACGAGGGCTGGGCCGACATCGTCGCCGAGACGTAA